The following nucleotide sequence is from Salvia splendens isolate huo1 chromosome 2, SspV2, whole genome shotgun sequence.
ATTCCTATCGAGACCAACTTAACTATCTCCTTGAGTACTTCTTCCCTCATATTGGGGTTGAGCTTGCGTTGTTGGTCACGGTGAGGTTTTGCTCCTTCTTCCAACcgaatgtggtgcatgcataatTCTGGGCTAATACCTACCAAATCTGTCAACTTCCACCCGATGGCCTTCTGATTACGCCTCATCACCTCCAGTAATTGATTTTCCTGCCCCTGAGTCAACTGATTGTTGATGATTACTGGCAATGTTTCATTTTTCCCCAGGTAGGTGTACTTCAAATGAGCAGGAAGCGACTTCAATTCCTTCGCGGGTGTGGGTACCGCAGTAGGCTGAGGGTTCTCTTCCACTTCTCTTCTCAGTTGGGTTCCTTGATCAGGCAGCTTCTCGAGGCTCGACACTTGAGCAATCCCGCTTGACCCAGCTGGCCGCAGTCGCTCGCAGAAATCCATCACTGCCTTCGctatggcttgatcatccatctcGCCCACTTTCATGGCCTCGTACCAGTCTGCGATCTCCTTCTCAACTTCTTCGTCCGTGGCAGAGTTTGTGAACTGTTTTTGTAGGAACTCCTCCTCCAGATACTCCTGCACCAGCAGCTCGGTTACGTCCACCGAATACACGTTCTCAATGTCTGTCTGCCTCTTCATTGCTTCGTCAATGTTGAATGTAAATTGCACTCCGTTGAAATCCAGACTGATCGTCCCATTACGGACGTCGATTATAGTGCTGGCTGTGGACATGAACGGTCTTCCCAACAACACTCCACTAGACTCTTTTGCCGTTGGCTCTGACATTTTTATCACGAAGAAGTCGGCTGGGTATAGGAAATTATTCACCCTCACTATCACGTCTTCAAGAATTCCCTCAGGGTGAATGCAAGACCTGTCGGCTAGCTATACCATGATGTCGGTGTCGACGAGCTTAGTCTTTCCCAGCTTCTTGTAAATGGAATACGGAAAAACATTGATAGACGCCCCTAaatcgcacattgcgtgctccactTGAATATCTCCTATCGAAATCGGGAGCGTGAACATCCTTGGGTCAGTCTTCTTTGATGGGAGGTCGCTCTGTTAGATTACTGCAGAGACATTCTCTTCTGTAATAATCCTTCCTTCTTCATTGACCTTGCCATCCAGGTAGTCCTAGATAAACTTGCTGATTGGGGGCATCTTCAACGCCGTCAGGAGTGGCACCTTGACTTCCACGTCCTTGAATAGACTGCCGCATCAATCGTGGTGTCTCTCTTTCTGGTCACCATTCCGCGGTAGGGGTAGGGCTTGACCTTCTCCACTTCTTCGCCTTGACCTTCTCCTAAGGTCTCGCCGCCCATTTTCGCTTTTCCTTTGTCCTTTCCTCTGGCAGCTTGATCAGAGGAGCTGgactctccttctttttcttggtTCAGTCCGGGTATAGATGTTGGGGACACCGCAGGTAAGCTGGGGCTCTGATATACCTTTCATGACCTCAGAGAGACTTCGCTTATGTTTTCCCGCCCAGTCGGCTGCACCGTGGCAGGGATCTTCCTTTGGTTCCCTCTCAGTTCTCCCAGCGACATCGCAACTTGAGAAAGTTGTTTTGTAAGCATATTCAGAGCAGCCATTTGTTCCTTCTGTACTTCCTGGATCTCGCGCATCGCATCGTTAGGGTGGTGTGGAGCCATTACCTCTCCTAGATCTTCATTGGGGTGTCTGTTATATCTTTGATTCGAAGGTCCTCCACCGTGGCCGGGCTATGGGAAGTCTGATGGACCGTAGTGCTCTGGCTGATACTGGGGCTGATGGTATTGTTGGTTCCCTGGGTGCTGCTGATTTCCCCTTTGATGTGGCGGAACATAGCTCACCACTTGATTGTTCGGTTGCCTTCTGGAGTTGCTTGGCTGGGGGCCTTGATGTCTGCCTGACCAATTTGGCTGTCCTCCACTAGACCAGTTACCCTGGGGGCTGATTGACCAATTCCCTTGAGGTCCGcctgaccagttcccttgaccACCCTGCATTCTATTTCCTCCATTGTTTGGTCTTTCTTGTTTTCGTGCGGGCCAATTGGGATGCGCTTCGGAGGGTTGTATCTGTTGCGTAGATGGTTGAGGCGGTTGGCTTGGGCTTTGATCACTCCACCTGAAATTTGGATGATCTCTCCATGGAACATCCCTCTGCTTTCCTTGGGTCCAGTTGCCATTTAGGTTCCAATGGCCGACAGCGTTCACTTGAGTCTGTGGTTCCGCTTCAGGAGGAAACTTGCAGTAATAATAATGGTGCTCCTCTGGTGGTGGTGGCACATACGTCTTCTCCTTGGGAGCGGGCAGTAGAGGCGCTCTGGACTTCTCTACTGCTTCTAGcaacttcttctccatctgctcaaatcgagcctccagcttctCGTCGCTTCGtgcctctgctgcgtgcaccGCTCCTCGTCTGCACTGGCCGCGGGAGGTTTCATACGATCTCTTTGCTTCGATTAATCTCTCCAGGATGCTCTTCgcttggctgaatggggtttttgagaaattccCTTGGGCAGCTAGGTTGAGATCATTTTTACTGTCCACCATCAATCTgcggtttggagccccttgcacatcGGAAGTCatgcaaaaacaaataaatcagatctacagatctatttgaccgattatgagattaattatctacatgttaaacaatcaattgcatacaagaacgcacataattcatgtaaaaggaattaaaacctagttcatgaatttcctacggtttagaattaccgatctgattctccaaagaatcgacgattgcttgcgccttctccacatgaagatcttcgtactcaaccacgaatcttctaatttgtatcccgaactcagaatctgacctttgggtgggcaaagcttattAGAATCGAAAAAGgtttgattagaaagaagacagaatatcagttttctcaaaaactgatttttcatccactcccagaggggagcacgaaaattataGGTTTTTTTATTCctaaatctcctttctaatctccttttatattgagttataatgggccatattagggatccatggaggttggacttgggccaaacctgttggacttttactaattaaattgagcccccatttaatacaagtccgacagaatattattatcagccactatagtaaaataatattgactgcctgtccaatcccaaattacgagtaatccgggctttacctctttaatttattatttcccgtatttaagatataaatatccattaattaatttaagtatgctattttactttaattaattaatatctttttccaagagttgtctagttcaaaatctttatttattattctggaataaatttcatccagccgggtttctgaataataaaacctcttccgaacacctcttgaggatattattaaactggactcacccagcacacgattcattgcaatgacaatactagcacctctagacatagatcaccactacccaagataccaggattcttggattgcgaaaaatccgcaccatttgataaattaaagtagtgcataatcaatatcgtatgttcaatgttatgtcaacaatgattaagaaataacaatcaccgagacctcgtctttcagtaaatagcaagaaaagacttatctcaactgttagatccttcagtgctataccacaccagtgtcgtttatttcctaaggtaaggaaacatgcggactggcactgcaacctttcacgataggtagcaaaagcctatctaggttgtgaaattctatttctcttctacaaaggaccgactgcgtcaccttctgtgaacgtcgttcacgaccagtctactatgttgaagaattagacttgtttgcttcttatacatttaaatgtttgaaaaacatcttataaatgcttaagcaaacaccaatgcgataaaattacttcttctcgccttgatttaaaagtggattgtagagtttattgtatacaagcaattctgtccgtgcaacatgctcgaattatgtttttcagtataccaatcctaacaatctcccacttatactcaaaatcatgctttcgagtatacccactgccaaaactctcccacttatactctaagcaggtctcgggccatgatacatcgaactaccatacttttcacctcatgtgtaaaacatgttgccatataggcattttgtgaaaaattctgccaggttgttctctgatgatatcttggaaaccataacgtcttgctgcgcacttaatccttaattaatttcatacttcatctctatgtgattgcttagctttatcagatcgtgtttccctcgagttagacaccttgctagagtaatcataacaaaatataatactcataggcatacttggattcacggtcaaagctatcaggaaattactgagatgaacaactaccttagtagtttccgaAGAAActacacttgtaattttcatgatagagtctgtgatgtaatcacactccttcatgactcagttttcaactcctaacgttaacacatagtcagaggttaactcgatcatcaatcaattataaaatcgagtcgatttaacctaaaggacataacatggatgtctggtaaactagagcatgccgtttagtcttcttcaagtactatagtatattctttacccaatccaatgtccttggccatggttaaaatgatatcatgcttctatgccaacggcaaagctaatatctaacttaatacacatcatagcatatatgagacttccaattatggaacttgtctcattcttcttgatctcattcaatgtcgaaaaacacttgactagagacaaaataattccgtctagaaaaagaaaaaccttttcttggaattttcaatgctaaagtgtctaagtattgtgtagatgtaggattctttaagaaaacatacattctttttctaacaatctaatgacacagatgcttagaatgtaactagattatcttaaatccatcatccttaaactgggtagacgaccagtttcctacgctagataaccctcttagttgtttatcaacttttatagatgtcatcatcgtagagtaccaagaataccaaatatagtgcactttcaactttcttgccctgtattacataaccattaagatgttccatgcagatgatctcctcaagacttctacttaaagaaaactgtcttgacaatcatagtacatacatcctaatttatgtaggctacaatagacaatatacagatcgacttaggcaaaaatggcaggcgagaatataattctctccgggtataaccctttgccattattctagtcttttgagatccatgcttacacttgcaggtccactagctcccactgactgaaatagtctatgagtagtatcgcaagtcttgcaaacattcttgtctatttaagattgttattcagaatctatcatcttatcaagaatgattatccgaataagtcattgcgtccttgtagttacagggattatgttcaagttgatctaagactgagtcttaagactcttttagacccatgaacttattatgttcgcaaagaacgctcccactacgacacgactcttacaatcttaggtacaaatgtagattttcttagtgcataagtttctaatggtatgacttcttggttaagatggaaaatagatattctcattatcttgagaattatcatgtttgttaggcttgtagttcttctcataatcttcatcaaagaatctagtattcgtgtaaacaaacacatatcttgctgTGTAGATTACAGAACTTGTACCTTTTCGAACATTTGGgataaccttaaaacatacctcagtacacaactccaattatttggatacctttccaaaacatgtgttggaataactccacaccttgtgaTGTGGTGGACTAgacttgcctctagtccacaactcgtgtgttgtagaaggtattgatgttatggtagttttttaaggtataactcgttgtttctAACATATATCCCAttaatgataaggtgttattgagtaaaactgttcacttatcgaacttgtcttcgagagacttcgatatcttcttatatgactatcccattctttagaagaatgattggagtagtcaactaggatttaactcctaccactgatcttaactcatttgctcgtctcctatggtgtaaaccattgagacttactagactttctatgttgcatctctataagtattctgaatcccttgaaccaccaaaggattctaacttatagtgcataaaccagacttacttgaccttcaagctatttaaccaacaagttgttaaaatctcgatgGTCACTTGAGTTaaacaaaatcagtttgaataattactaagtactttcttggccttatgtttaagtaccataaatactttatcattcattgtttaaaaAGTTGAACTGTCGTGTTAAGCTCAATcttttttgcaattatattgtttagatactatgatgtataatttgtttttctatggtactatgatagatattcgatccacatttctcaacaatgcacgcattatcaaatgacatcgaacatcgtttaatcattaacaagtttagaaactgaaactgaattctttccaaactaaactataccaataaaacaaagtcttatacatcaaaacaaaacaataaagtgagcataataAAATAGCTCctactgcaacaactgcccaacttgatctagatctctcttttagaagTTACATTGTTATCTAAGCCATTATCCTTCTatagaagaggtcaatccgaattacaatgcatcttctttttgccttttcacctaatttatcttgtctttcttgctttcagctgacattgatgacaattcagatcttccctctttccattgctagtcttctgttcgattgaactgagacataggaaagatgcagccttaatgaattcgtcaactatcatgttatcttcctccaatagtaattaagtgaatataatgcttaaggtttccaacttttcagtaacaaccttcatataatcacttcctattacatttggcgatgaactaagtgtagaaaatatttgagtaactgaatcagaagattcctcaaaacattctatctcttgtggatattccaatagaatctaGACAACGTCCTTATTGGATATCTCTTTATCATCAATaaaaaccaagacttgtctcactatttaaaagaaagtagtttgatcTTCTCCCTCAatgaacttgtcaagtacatgcataaaatgcattctcaaactttctttgtggaattttgtcgaagaaatggaggacatgaattggtgagtacaaactttaagttttcagcaatgagaatcttattcatttaatatttccagtctacataattttggccttcgagtttgatttctttaaggttcgcagacattattaagaatttggctaagaagaaataaaactatttatcacatactatgcttgatacataatttcatacaaccacaaaacaaagtatgtatctcgcaactgtcaaaaccaaaataagtacgcctctagggaggtcatacaaattcggattccaacaatttcctggtcacaataccgatgAATAGTCCatagaccactaaggtggcatggccggcaaatattgcctaagctttaaccataaatattagcatctaggaatttcgtttctgttttgatacttcttctagggaaggtcgcacgccactaacaaaattccatagctatcttataaatatgtttaaacacatgaacttgcaatttcataggattatggctcccactagggtgggtcgcgataatattagaaacatgcttccagtttaaaaaaattatcattaagaagtctaatcttatgaacttgctatttcgtaggattattgctcccactaaggtgggtcgcgataatattagaaactgcttcatacatagaccaatttatggagaccatatacaacgcactgttgtaattatcacatagtcattttaaacatggtttttgcataattatcacataagtagatgaGGCAGAcaatccacttaaaacagataatcaccaaataaacagataaatccatttaataatatgataattaatctcactggataattattgaaattatttaataaatctagggagcATCCCTCTGCTTTCCtaggatccagttgccatttgggTTCCAATGGCCGACAGCGTTCACTTGAGTCCGCGGTTCCACTTCAGGAGGAAACTCGCAGTAATAATAATGGTGCTCCTCTGGTGGTGGTGGCACATTCGTCTTCTCCTTGGGAGCGGGCGGTAGAGGCGCTCTGGACTTCTCTACTGCTTCTAGcaacttcttctccatctgctcaaatcgagcttcCAGTTTCTCGTCGCTTCGtgcctctgctgcgtgcaccGCTCCTCGTCT
It contains:
- the LOC121774855 gene encoding basic salivary proline-rich protein 4-like, with the translated sequence MTSDVQGAPNRRLMVDSKNDLNLAAQGNFSKTPFSQAKSILERLIEAKRSYETSRGQCRRGAVHAAEARSDEKLEARFEQMEKKLLEAVEKSRAPLLPAPKEKTYVPPPPEEHHYYYCKFPPEAEPQTQVNAVGHWNLNGNWTQGKQRDVPWRDHPNFRWSDQSPSQPPQPSTQQIQPSEAHPNWPARKQERPNNGGNRMQGGQGNWSGGPQGNWSISPQGNWSSGGQPNWSGRHQGPQPSNSRRQPNNQVVSYVPPHQRGNQQHPGNQQYHQPQYQPEHYGPSDFP